The genome window ccCAACAAGACTGTCAAGGTCCTTGGTGAACTGGGTGTCTACTGCGCTGGTGTCAAGTTCTCTGGCTTTGACACAGTGGACGCGAAGCAGTACAACcacatcttctccttcatggAGTCTAGCTTTGCCAAGCATTCCCGCGCTAAGGACCAAAAGATGGCACTTGATATCCACAACATGCGTTACATGATGCGCGTCTACCCCGACCGAACCCGCATCACGTCCAACAACTTCGACCCCCTTATCTACTGGCGACGCGGTGTCCAGATGGCCGCTCTCAACTGGCAGACATTCGACCTCGGAATGCAGCTCAACCGTGCTATGTTCGATGGCAAGGATGCTTCTGGCTACGTCTTGAAGCCCGCTGAGCTCCGAGACATTCAAGTTCTCCCCTACAACTCCGACATTGCcgagggcaagaaggagcGCAGTGTTGTCTCGTTCAGCATTGATGTCATCTCTGCCCAACAGCTTATGCGACCTGCCAACCTTCCCGCCAATAAGTCTATGGACCCCTACGTGGAGATCGAGATTTTCCACGCCAACGACAAGCgtgacaagaaggaggctgatTCCAATTTGGTCATGGAGCACGACTCGCCTCTCAAAGTCCAGACTGAGGTGATTCGCGAGAACGGCTTCAACCCCATGTTCGACAAGcagttcaagttcaaggttaCCACCAAGCACCCTGATCTGATCTTCGTTCGCTGGTCGGTCAAGCTCTCTAGCGATGGCGAGAGCTACAATGAGCGCCCTGCCGTCGCTACTTACACCGCCAAACTCACCAACCTCAAGCAGGGTTACCGTACCCTGCCTCTACTCAACCACGCTGGGGACCAGTACCTTTTCTCTAAGCTCTTCTGCAAGATTAAGGTCGACTCGGTCCAGAAGATGTTGATCGATGCTCCTCGCCGCACCCAAGACGGAAACAAGCTCAACCGTCTTGGTGGCAAGGTCTTCAGCCGAATCAACACCAGCCCTAAAAGTACCATTGAAAAGTCTAGCTCCGAGAAGACGAGCTTTGACAGCTATTGATTACCAACTGAGTCACAACTATCTCATCTGTACGAACACTATTTTCAACCTTCTTggatataattctttttataccATTCACTTCTCGATCGATCGATACTGAGCCTGACGAAGCTGGATCTGGACGCTGCTTAAGTCTAATATCGACATGGATCTTGGGCAAAGGGTACCCGAAGCCATCCCATGATGTTAGTCACACACATCTTTCTTCCATGATCCCAGGAGGATCCTGGCGCGACACGCGATGGGACTGAAGGGATCTGTGACTTGATGGATGGAGCCTGCGCCATTACTGTTtactttgtttctttttcttttcttcttcttttcatttATTTCAAGGCAGGGTTGAAGCGTTTGAATAACCCTTTTAACAGTACCCTCTGGTACACGACGATTTCCTTAAAAATACGGCGCATGAAAAAAACAGTTAAAGATGGACAAATACCCCCTTTAGCGTGGACGGTGTTGGTCATTATTGGGATTCTAtgtttatattatttttatgaTCGAGGCATTGAAGCTGCCTCGATGGATCAAAGGAACAGGACGGGAATGAAAAGCAGTCTGCATACACCACGCTTGGCCGTGATTTGGGAGCGTCAGGGAAACTTGCATTGCACAGAGGATTACCGGAATTCACGTATTATAGATCGGCACAAGGCAGGGGAGCCAAACACTTGGGAAATTATCTCTTTTCTGCTGAAAGCACTCTCACTTTACTTGGCCCACAatctctctctcatctcttgaCTCTGTTGTTGATTCTGCTACAATCTGATGTCATCAATGTCACCTGGCACGGAAGACGAGATGATAGGAAGAAAGGCTATTGCACGGGCATAAGGGAGGTTGGAATGGCAggtggagaagatggagatatcCCTCACTTTTTTTGAGGCCTCTGAGATGGGACAATGGATCGACATAGGGAAATCATGATATACACATACCGGTGGCTCACGCTacaacaaacaaaacaaacaaactaCTAGGCCACCCCCTCAATCTGGGGATAGGCGAAAGTTCCCTTTAGCCTTTAGTGGAAGaggtcttcttggccttgcctCAAGGGCGAAGAGGGGATTAATGAGAAATGAACTATTTTACAAACACATGAATCTCGGATCAAGTTTGTGACTCGTATTCTCGTATTTTTACCCCTGTTCCTTAacaaaatagctataaaccAATCTCCACAAGTCCAACCTCCTAATCCCAGCGATGAAACTGCCTCGTTCTTATTTTACGGTTCTCACTAAAAGGCGCTCGTTCCATATTCGTCTCGTCTTCCCCGCAGGGTCCCCCCCTCTCCAATGCTGATCTTGTAAGATCGTCGCTGGGGGTGTGCGCCCGTTGAGAAGAGCATGTCGTGtagaatgagaatgaggcTATTCTGAGTTTCTGGGAGAGGGGGGTTGGATAGtggagttgaagatgccatTTCAGCTCGAACCTTGCAAGCTTTGTAAACGTTCATGTCAACCCCGCTTGGATATGGACGAGAAGGGACTTGAGATGTTTAGTTTCATCTCAAAGCGTAGCATTTGTAACGTTTCTTTATGAATATCGTCTGAGAGTCATGATGAGCGACATAAACCCCCTTGTACTGGAAAAGATACCCCAGACTGATACTTGTCTGTCAGCTCTTGAACTCGCCAGGGATGCTTTGCCTATCCCAATCCTGAATCATTCTCTTCGAGTCTATCTTCTAGCTCGGTATATCGCCGAGAAAGAAGACTCTCCCTTCAAGTCTGGAGATCAGAGTCCACTTCTCTTCGTAGCAGCTATTCGTCATGATATTGGAGCAAGCCATCTCTACAATGGAGAGCAACGCTTTGAGATCTGCTCTACCGACTGCGCAAAGGCCCATCTCGTCAAAAGCGGCTATTCTGAAGCTGCGTCACATCAAGTCTGGACTGCCATCGCAGTACATACGTCACCAGGCATAGCAGAGCGAATAGATCCCTTGTCGCGTCTCATACGCCTCGGCGTGTTGTCTGACTTTGGATCGAAAGATTACAGGACACGTCTAGGCGTTGACGGATACTACACCGAGATCGAAAAGCTTCTGCCGAGATTAGATGCAGAGAAGTGCCTTGGTGACGCAGTTGTCAGTCAAGCGAAGGGGATACCACATGTGGATAGTCTCACTTGGCCAAATGACGCCAAGTTCCCTGCTGCGAGCTGGCCTGGGATACTCCTGCGGGCACATGCCGAGAACCCAGGGCATGACGGCGTCAATCCAGTGTTCTGAAACACGCCAAAGTTCTCGGTTGACAGGCGATATCATTGTCGTAGGGAGTGAGATTGGCGGTGTAACCCTTTTTTCCCCCCCTCGAAAGTGACATGGCGATGATCAAggggtgttggtgttgtagaTCTCATAAACGTGGACGATCTCAACTCGGCAGTTTTAGACTAATCACACGAGTCACGCTTGGCAAAAGAGCAGATCTATAGTAGATATACCCCCGCAGATCCATAGGAACGGGTACTGTAGAAGTCGAAATAATATTGGATATCAGATCATACATCATAGACTAAAACTGCACCAAAAACGTATTGGATAAAAAGTAATCTGTACCGAGAATGATAAGAATAATATGATGATCGAACatgaaaataaaagaatagaACAAAAAACTCCCCATCTCGTGACAAGAAACGTTGAACGTCGAGGAACCTCATTCATTTCATTCGCTTTCGAAAACACAACCCTCCAATGTTCTAATCCACTCCTTCGTCCTGGAACTTTGGTGTCCCTGAACGGCTGATATTGCTCGGTGTTCTACTAAGAGGACTGCTCTGTGAGCTTCCCTTTCGAAGCATGCCGCTCGCTCCGCCGCGCCCCCAGTTACCGTTAGTAACGACTTCAAGAGCGCGAGCCTCAGCGTCGTCACGACGTTGAGCTTCTGATGTGAAACTTGGACTTAGCTTGCCGTTTTCTGGCTCTGGGTTATTTGTGTCGATAAAGCCATCGTCGTTATCACTGTCCAAGTCTGCAAGCTCGTCGTCTACTGTTCGACCTCGAGGGCTAAGTCGACTCATGGGTACGTTTTGCGTTGCGTCGGCGTAAAGGTTAGGATCACGGCCCAGAACTCGATCAGCCTTACTCATCGTCTTAGGTCCTGCGAGCTTTGGTCCTGGAGCGAAATGCCGTCCTGCACCTGTAGGTCGTTCGGGAACATCAGGAATATCATCTGGGGATCCCCAACCGGCGTTAACCTCGCGAGCTCGTTGTTGTTCTCGCTCAGCTTTAAGTCGGTCCCGCGCCTCAAGCCATTTGCTGCTAGCCTCCCATGTCCAGCCATCTCCAGTTGTGTTGGACACAGGGAAGAACCAAAGCGCAGGTGTAGGTCCAAACAGATGTAACAAGTTGCGTTTCCAGCCAAGATCGAAGACATTGGGAAGCTTCTCAGAGTCCTGTTCGTCGAGATACTCCTCGTATCGTCTTTGTCGTTGTTCTCGTTCTCGCTGAGCGTACGAAAGCTGAACAGGGTGAGAACCATCAGGGGGATACGACCGTCgctcctcgccctcttcaggTCGAGTGATACCAGGCAGGGCGTTTGTGTGAAAGTCGACGAATTGGCGAGCAGCTTCCGGAACGTTGTTTGCGGGATTGTGAGCAGAGTTGTAGGTCTTGCGCAACGGCGAAAGGTATCGTGTCTTTTCGAGACACTCGATCGTAGTCTGTCCACAGCGAGCCAGATGAATATGCCATCCTGTAAAAGCACCCACAACGAGACCAATAATTCCGCTGATGACGCTCAACATGATAAAGTTGACGGGCAGGAAAGTATCGATGTATTCCTGATCATCCAGCGCCTCGTACCAAACCCACGACCCACTGACCGCGAATGACCAGAAGCAGAAAACCGTGGTATAAATAAGGAACAGGAGGAATGCCTTGTGGTTGCGCAGGCCGATACACGTTGCCAGCCAGGGGCAGTGGTGATCCATCTTCAGAACACATCGTCGACATGTCGAGCAGTGGTGCGCACGATCAGGCTTGCGAGCCTGACACTTCTTGCAGAATCGAAACTCGCCGTTACTCTTGACTGTAAAGGAGGTGCCCTGCGGAGTATTTTGTGTCGGAAGGAGTCCGTAACCCATATCGTTCGTCGTCGAGCCGGGAGGTGTAAAGACAGCGGTAGTGTAGCACCAGTTGAGCATGATGTAAAGTACAACGCCTATTATCGAGGAACCGGTGCCTGCGAAGTTGTTAGAtggaagcagcagcatcgcCGCAGTCCAGACGTACCTATCCAACTACTCTTCCTGCTGGCATTACCGATACACACAACCACCCAAACCGCCCATGATGTTAGACTGTACACGAAAGCCAGTGGAAAGTATGTCGCAAAAGTACAACAGCAACGCTCAACCTTGCGCGCCCATCTCCGAGCTGTCGCCATTGCGCCCGCGTATATCTCGTCCCTGTAACCTGGAGCCAGTCCAAACACTATCTCGCTGATCACTCGTGCAATGAATACTCAGATCTCTATTCGAACCGTCTCGTCATAGCGTTGTTCCAGCGTAGCGAACACAGGGGTATCGTTTAGtcgatcttgaagaaagccGTTATTCGACAGCGGAATCCGGGGAAAGGCCAGAGGAGAAGATAGCAGAAGACTTGACTGCAAACGCTCAATATCGCAGGTGTCTTTTGACGCAGAATATACAAAATTATTAGATGATGAAAGCAAAGTTGAACTGGTGAAATACCCTGAAATTAATTACGAGAGTGTTGTCTACTACTCTCACTGTATTGTATTGGATTAGAGTGAAGCTTAGGTCATCAGGGGTCAATGGGTTCCACATTTAGCTCCGCTCCGGTTCTAAATATACAACTCCGCCTCTTGAACGCGTAAACCCAACGTGCATCCGCTGCGGCTGCTGTAAGTTGAATCAATGCAATGCTACATAATCTTACAGTGGACGAAGTGTTCAAGACTTCACAGCAATTGATGTGTACATAGGCATCTTCAATTGTTCAGCTAGCTAAGCTCAGGTACATTGCCCAGTAGTCTCCCAAGCTAGCATCTCAAACTTGCCAATCTCATCAAATTCGTTCTCCGCATGAGTCCCTCCGCAATCTACCAGTGAATATCCTGTCCGGCGTAAGGGTCTCCTCCGTTGATCTTGGGATTCTCCTTCTGCTGAACGAGGTCTGAGCCAGGGCTAGGGCCTTTGCCAAAAGTCTTTGACGTCTCATAGCGAACGGTGCCATCTGGGTGTCTCTCCTTGACATCAACCATGCTGGCGAGAAGCTGGTCCATGTAGGCGTTGAACTGCTCCGACTCTCGGATCTGGCacttgttgctgttggactCGACATGCTGGGTGATCGAAGCAAGAGACCCAAAGGTGTTGAGACAGTAGGGGCAGCGGTACTTGCTCGTAGAGTGAGCCTCAGAGGTGAGGTGGGCGATGAGCCCCTTCGCTGTCTTGAACGCCTTGCCACATCTCCCCAAGCGACAGTTGAACTTTTGGGTATACTCGCAGTAGAAGCGGCCCACATTGAAGTTGGGATGTTTGGGGTCGAACTCGCTCATACGCTCAAAGATAGTTCTGGCGCTGGGGGCAGTGACTTGCTTGAGCTGCTCCTGAGTAGGGCGCTGAGCTGCAGGAGCATCTGGGAACAGattcttgcccttgttcCAGCTGTTGtcattcttgtccttgacggGCTGGAGTGCGGTAGAACTAGATTCGCCAAGGCTGGGGAACTGACTCTGCTCAATAGTAAAGGGAGGAGGAATGCCTCCGGTTGACTCCCAGGGAGCATCAGGAAGACCCTTGTCCGCACCCTCGGGCATGTAACGTCCGTAGTTGTTCTTGAGAGGCTCTTGGGTCAGAGCAGTGAGAGCCTTGGAGAAtcccatcttctcctcacgCATGGTCTCAATAGTTTTGATACTGAGAATGTGACACTCTTTCTCGACGTGAGATACGAGTCCCCCAACTCGAACGAAAGGACCTTTTCCACATCCTGTACAATAGAGGTTTTGTTCCTGGGGATGATCCTGCAGAGGAGTTAGCAGGGCAAtacaggagaagaagagacgaAACCAACCTGCTGAATGTGGGTGATTTTGGCGGCTTCGGTGTGAAAGTCACGACTGCAGAACTGGCAGTGAATATGCTTAGGCTTGCCTTGGGCGCTCATCTTTTCTTTGTGCTCGTGGAGTTCCCGCCAAGTTATGAAGATTTTCTTGCACGGCTCACACCAGAACCTGTTGCTGGTGAGGGTGCCAGACCCCGTTTTATATTCGGAGACTTCAATGGCTGACACGCCATGGGATTTGTGTTTGACAGCTGCCATATTCTGTTTGGTGAAGAGGGAGGCGGAAAGATTGGTGTTTGTCCGCGTTAATGCGGATGGATGCAGATATGGAAATGGAGAGATGCAGGAAGGAGGGTGAAAACGGGAATTTATATCCAGGTGAAAACGCAGGCAACAGGTAAACAAGAGCGCAGTGATTCACTGTCACTGCGAAGCCCTGCAAATGTGCGGAATAAGGATGTTAACGTGCTTGCAAAGACGTGTGAGGGGACAATGAGTTCGAGGGACAGAAGGGGATCAAGACAAGGTAAATCACAATGGATCAAACCAACGAAAAGATGGAAGGCGCAATAGCCTCAGAATCAAATTGCAGGGACTCTTTTAGGTATCCTGAGTGGCAAATCACTTCACTTTCAGAATGATTACGATACTGGCTTTACTTGCATAATGATGCAGCTGATGGTTACCAATGCAATGTTTGACTTTATATCGTTTCTCCCAAAGAGTTTGAAGGCCAAGTACTGCTCAAACACAGAGTTTGTTGGCAGTATTTGCCCACGGGAGTCGGAGAGAAGACAATAGAATGAAATTAGTACCATGGGGGCAAAAGAGCAACAAGCTGTAATGAAGGTTTGGAAACATGCCCAATACAAGCTCAATCGTGACAGGGAATTGTTTGATGAGTGCGTTTCCCCTTTGCTGGTTTACAGCTGACTGCATGCTGCAATTGGATATTATTTGCTCGATACTATTTCTGGTAACCGTATTGGCCTCTCATCCATACATCATCTCTCTGTCTATGTCCTCGTCCTGTACAGCTGTCATGTcaccatcttcgtcatcccctgaatcctcatcatccgaATCTTCATTTCCGGATCCCATCTCCTCCAATATCctagcctcttcttctccccgcTCAGCCGCGCGGGTTTCCTCAGCTGGAGCACGCTTTGGTCCTGCGTTGGGGTCCCTGACACGCACGCTGTAACCTTTatgcttgttcttctttgttGGTTGCCGCCCGCGAAGTTGCGTAAGCTCTTCGTCGGTGAGACGTAGATTAGGCAGAGGGAGATGGAATGTTGCTTGATTGGATCGCATGGGAGTTTCGTCTCCTGCTTGTAGCGTCATTGCGAAATCTTCTCGCGTAAGGTGCCGATCAAATTGAATGGCAACAAGCTTTGTCTTCATGATGGCTTTGACCTTTGCCCAAAGACCTCCGTGATACCATCCGCTGCTTGGGTCCCATTCGGGACGGATAGCAGCATTCTCAAGAAGATCTTTGAGCAGTGGGTCGGTAATATCGCATACTTGCCACACTTTACCGTCAGTGTGAAAGGTGTCGCCGTCA of Fusarium musae strain F31 chromosome 5, whole genome shotgun sequence contains these proteins:
- the PFA3 gene encoding palmitoyltransferase for Vac8p, translating into MATARRWARKVERCCCTFATYFPLAFVYSLTSWAVWVVVCIGNASRKSSWIGTGSSIIGVVLYIMLNWCYTTAVFTPPGSTTNDMGYGLLPTQNTPQGTSFTVKSNGEFRFCKKCQARKPDRAHHCSTCRRCVLKMDHHCPWLATCIGLRNHKAFLLFLIYTTVFCFWSFAVSGSWVWYEALDDQEYIDTFLPVNFIMLSVISGIIGLVVGAFTGWHIHLARCGQTTIECLEKTRYLSPLRKTYNSAHNPANNVPEAARQFVDFHTNALPGITRPEEGEERRSYPPDGSHPVQLSYAQREREQRQRRYEEYLDEQDSEKLPNVFDLGWKRNLLHLFGPTPALWFFPVSNTTGDGWTWEASSKWLEARDRLKAEREQQRAREVNAGWGSPDDIPDVPERPTGAGRHFAPGPKLAGPKTMSKADRVLGRDPNLYADATQNVPMSRLSPRGRTVDDELADLDSDNDDGFIDTNNPEPENGKLSPSFTSEAQRRDDAEARALEVVTNGNWGRGGASGMLRKGSSQSSPLSRTPSNISRSGTPKFQDEGVD